The Bacteroidales bacterium genome includes the window ACTCTTGTTTATTTATGAACCTCCCTTTGTGTTTATCCCTTAATGATTGTGGGTTTTCAGCACCTCCTAATAGCCATAATCTTAACCATTGATCTGCATGATAGTCTGTAATTGAGTAATATGGAGGCGAAGTAAAAAGGAGTGAGAACCTAATATCATTATTAAGTGCTCTTTCGACTATCTTTTTTAATTCAGTAGAACTATCTCCAAAAACGACTGCACTCTCATTTATTTCAGGTTTTCCCTTCTGATAACGCCATTCAATTTTCTTAAGAATAAACTCAGCGGGGTTTATATTAGGCGGATTAGTCATATTGTGCTTCTTCCACCATTCAATGGAGTAATTCATTCCCATTGATTTTGTCATTCTCATTTGGTTGGATAAGCCTTCTCCAAGTTTCGCATGTAAATAAATCAAAAGAATTGACATTAAAGTTGCATCAATATTGTTTTGTTTCCAGTCAAGATGATTACGTGCAGCCAATAAGAATTTTAATACTTCATCACAATAACATATTCTGAAAAATTCAGGCATGCGATCTAGTAAATGATTATAGTAGTTTCGCTTGTTGTATATCTCAAGTAATCTGCTAATGACATTTTCTTTGTCTGCAGGTTTCAGTTTTACTTTGCCATACAACCAACCAACAGGATTTATTTCAATACCTAAGCTATTTCTTCCAAGAACTCCGCCAGCGTATATGCTGCTGCATCTTCCAGCAAAAGGATCAATAATATAATCACCTTGTTTTGAATATTTTGATACGACATCAAATGCAAATTCAAGAGGAAACATCGCATAATAGGGGCCAAACCTAGCCCACCTTGCTTCAGCTGTATGAAAACCTTTCAATATTTTTTCAATTTCAATCATGCATTTGATTTTTCTCTTATTTCTCTTGCAATATCTTCGAAAATCTTTTTTCCCAAATTTAACGGAATAGCTGCCTCCGCATGCGCAGATATTAACGGAGAAACAGAATTAGGATGTCTGCTTGAGACAAGTTGATCCAACAGGCTCATTACATCAGCTAATCTCGTAAATTGGTCAGGATTTGCAGTTGAAAGATTTTTTTGAATATCGCTAAACCAGGCAATTACAGGTACAATTTTTTGTCCAGATGCTGCTTTGTAAAAAAACTTTCTCCCAAAATAAGTGTCTTGACCATAAGGTTTTGTGCTATCTGAAAAAATAATGTTCTCTTTTATATAACTATCGCATAAAAGCAATGCCGATTGTGTCGGGAATTTATCAGTAATGCCGTCTTTGGTAGTATCAATTTCAATAAAATGGTTGTAAAATGTACCAGATTTTTCAATGCCGATTATTAGCAAGTCTTCACCATTGGTTTGCTTTTGTAGATCATTAATTCTTTTTAATTCAACCTCAATTACTTTTGTCAACCAAGAAGATGTGCTAAAAACGGCCAAAGGACCATCCATTATGAACGCTACTCTGCGTAACGTAGCTAACCAACTTTTCTTTTCAAATGCTCTTAAAATGTGTATTAACCAAAGTTTTTCGAGTGTTGACATTATTTGACCAAACATTTCACCATTGCTGCCACCATCATTCATTAGTTCATGTAAACGAAGTGCATCAGTTGAAAATAATGTTTCGCCTGAATGTGGACAAACATATTCACCATAGCCATAGGTCATATCTTCATAAATACTTTCAATTGGACTTTTAGGCAAATTGCGTTCAGGAAACCTTTCTCTTTTTATTCTAAAAAGATGTTCGTATGTTTCTAATAAAGATTCACCATTTGAAAAGATAGAATTATTTTTCAATTCTTCAAACAATGCTCTTCTTAAAGATGACTTCGCGTTTTTTTCATTGTCAAGAATAACATTGCATCCAGGGAAAACGCTGTCAATTGTTGAAGCTTTTTCAGTATCTCTAAATCTTTTTGGACTTATGAATTCATTTTTTTCTAATTCCCTAACAAGTTTTAAATCAATTAAAACAGAGGCAATTGTAATATAGCCAAATTCTGCACCGGGGTAACCATTTACAGCTTTTGCAGCCAAGTTACTCCCATCAACTGCAAGCACTAAGTCTGGTTGAAAGTTTGATTGAGTCAAGTCACATTTTCTTGTGATTAAGCCGTCAATATTATTATCGACATCTTCAATTTTCCTTATACGCATCCGTTCTTGTAAGGCTTGAACCTTCGCACTATCTAGAATGCGTCTAAGCGGTTCATAACTGGCAAATTCTCCTTCAAATCCCATAACTATCCGATTTGAAATTTATCAACTTGAACTGGAATAACAAATGGATTACTTAGGGTTTTGACTCTTAAAAATCCTTTATCTTGTGCTCGTCTGATAGAAGGTTCAAAGTCGGCAAAATCATAATATTTACATA containing:
- a CDS encoding site-specific DNA-methyltransferase, whose product is MIEIEKILKGFHTAEARWARFGPYYAMFPLEFAFDVVSKYSKQGDYIIDPFAGRCSSIYAGGVLGRNSLGIEINPVGWLYGKVKLKPADKENVISRLLEIYNKRNYYNHLLDRMPEFFRICYCDEVLKFLLAARNHLDWKQNNIDATLMSILLIYLHAKLGEGLSNQMRMTKSMGMNYSIEWWKKHNMTNPPNINPAEFILKKIEWRYQKGKPEINESAVVFGDSSTELKKIVERALNNDIRFSLLFTSPPYYSITDYHADQWLRLWLLGGAENPQSLRDKHKGRFINKQEYYNLLDTVFGLSSQIMERKSTVYVRTDKREFTFKTTLEILTKHFPKHNIQIIDKPLKDDTKTQTKLYGDKSLKPGEVDLILTK
- a CDS encoding DNA double-strand break repair nuclease NurA, producing the protein MGFEGEFASYEPLRRILDSAKVQALQERMRIRKIEDVDNNIDGLITRKCDLTQSNFQPDLVLAVDGSNLAAKAVNGYPGAEFGYITIASVLIDLKLVRELEKNEFISPKRFRDTEKASTIDSVFPGCNVILDNEKNAKSSLRRALFEELKNNSIFSNGESLLETYEHLFRIKRERFPERNLPKSPIESIYEDMTYGYGEYVCPHSGETLFSTDALRLHELMNDGGSNGEMFGQIMSTLEKLWLIHILRAFEKKSWLATLRRVAFIMDGPLAVFSTSSWLTKVIEVELKRINDLQKQTNGEDLLIIGIEKSGTFYNHFIEIDTTKDGITDKFPTQSALLLCDSYIKENIIFSDSTKPYGQDTYFGRKFFYKAASGQKIVPVIAWFSDIQKNLSTANPDQFTRLADVMSLLDQLVSSRHPNSVSPLISAHAEAAIPLNLGKKIFEDIAREIREKSNA